A stretch of DNA from Gemmatimonadota bacterium:
GTCAGCGGCAGCCACAAAGCAGTTTATGCCGCGCCAGAATCCATTCGCGACCCAAACTCACCCATCTGGGACACCTATGAATGTCCGGCTGGCTCACTACTCATTTTCACCGAAGCCATCACCCACAGCGCCACGCCCTGGACAGATGAAACAACCGACCGCGTCGCCATCTTTAACCTCTACAACACCATCGGCGCCAAATGGAGCAACTGGCATCCACACCCGGACCTGCTCGCCTCCATGCCGCCCAAACGTCAGAGCCTGTTCCGAGACGTGCGCTGCGCAGCCAATCGCATTGGCGGCAACGGACGCTATCACGGCGGAAATCTCAGTGACGTAAGAGTGAAGTAAAACGCTCACCTCTTTCTTTTTTCGGAGTTTTATATGCCAAACCTATCTAACCGCCCCAACATCCTCTTCTTTTTTCCCGACCAACTTCGCTTTGATTGGATCGGCAGCAATCCCGACATTGCCGTACGCACGCCCAACCTGGACCGCCTGCAAAAAAACGGGGCGACATTCTCCAAAACCGTCTGCCCCGCACCTGTATGCGCGCCCAGTCGCGCCTGTGTTGCAGCCGGCACAGAATACGACAACTGTCCCGTCAAAGGAAATAGCGACGACTATCCCATAGACCGGGCCACTGTTTACAGCATGCTCCGCGACAGCGGGTACCACACACTGGGATGTGGCAAATTCGACCTCAACAAAGGCACCTGCACATCCAACCTGCCAGCCTGGGGGCTGGACGGCAAACGCCATTTGAACGAATGGGGATTCTCGGACGGCATCAACAACGAAGGCAAAATAGACGGCGCCAATAGCGGACGCGAAAAACCGCAAGGACCCTATTTGCAATTCCTCGAAGAACGCGGCCTGCGCCAGATGCACCTCAACGACTTTGCCAACCGCAAAGGCCAGCGCAGTACCTTTGCCACGCCACTGCCCGATGACGCCTATTGCGACAACTGGATCGGGCAAAATGGCCGGGACCTCATCCAATCTGTCCCCGGGGACAACCCCTGGTTCATACAGGTCAATTTCAACGGGCCCCACCTGCCCCTGGACATCACGGAAAGCATGGCTAAACTCTACGAAAACGTCGCTTTCCCACAGCCGAACCGCAACGACCAGCTCACGCCCGATGAACTCCTCGAAGCGCGCCGAAACTACTCTGCCATGGTCGAAAACATCGACCATCAGGTCGGTCTCTACCTGGACCTGCTCGAAGAACGGGGCGAATTGGACAATACCCTTATCGTCTTTTCCTCGGATCACGGTGAAATGCTCGGCGACCACAACTCCTGGGGCAAGGGCAAACCCCTGCACCCCTCGGCCAGCGTGCCCCTCATTATATCGGGACCCGGTGTACAACAGAGCATAACCCATGACCTGCCAACGACCAACCTGGACCTCACCGCCACCTTCCTCGACTACGCGGGTCTGGGCATCCCCGACGACATGGACAGCCGATCCCTCCGCAACCTCCTCGAAGGCAAGACCAGCACGCATCGAGACATCGTCCTATCCGGTCTGGGCAACTGGCGCATGGCCTATGACGGCCGCTACAAATACATCGAAGGATTTGACGACACCCCCATGCTCTTTGACCTGGACACCGACCCGCTTGAAAACAACAACATCATCGACAACCCGGGCGTCTCAGCGCATATTGAGCGGCTGAAAGCAGAGTTGATACAATGACCAACCACCGTCCCAACATCCTCTTCTTCTGCTCCGACCAGCACCAGACCG
This window harbors:
- a CDS encoding sulfatase-like hydrolase/transferase; the protein is MPNLSNRPNILFFFPDQLRFDWIGSNPDIAVRTPNLDRLQKNGATFSKTVCPAPVCAPSRACVAAGTEYDNCPVKGNSDDYPIDRATVYSMLRDSGYHTLGCGKFDLNKGTCTSNLPAWGLDGKRHLNEWGFSDGINNEGKIDGANSGREKPQGPYLQFLEERGLRQMHLNDFANRKGQRSTFATPLPDDAYCDNWIGQNGRDLIQSVPGDNPWFIQVNFNGPHLPLDITESMAKLYENVAFPQPNRNDQLTPDELLEARRNYSAMVENIDHQVGLYLDLLEERGELDNTLIVFSSDHGEMLGDHNSWGKGKPLHPSASVPLIISGPGVQQSITHDLPTTNLDLTATFLDYAGLGIPDDMDSRSLRNLLEGKTSTHRDIVLSGLGNWRMAYDGRYKYIEGFDDTPMLFDLDTDPLENNNIIDNPGVSAHIERLKAELIQ